A genome region from Colletotrichum lupini strain CBS 119142 culture-collection CBS:119142 mitochondrion, complete genome includes the following:
- the cob gene encoding apocytochrome b: MRILKSHPLLKLANSYLIDTSQPTNISYLWNFGSLLAVCLGIQIVTGVTLAMHYNPSIAEAFNSVEHIMRDVNNGWLIRYLHSNTASAFFFLVYLHVGRGMYYGSYRAPRTLVWVIGAIILVAMMGIGFLGYVLPYGQMSLWGATVITNLISAIPWIGQDIVEFVWGGFSVNNATLNRFFALHFVLPFVLAALVLMHLIALHDTVGSSNPLGVSGNYDRIPFAPYYLFKDLITIFMFVFGLSLFVFFMPNVLGDSDNYIMANPMQTPAAIVPEWYLLPFYAILRSIPNKLLGVLAMFSAILIILTLPYTDLGESKGYQFRPLSKAFFYVFVANFLILMQLGAKHVESPFIELGQISTVLYFSYFLVIVPSVSLIENTAKYIATTSSSSFRFH; encoded by the coding sequence ATGAGAATTTTAAAAAGTCATCCTTTATTAAAACTAGCTAATTCGTATCTTATAGATACATCACAACCTACTAATATTAGCTATCTTTGAAATTTCGGTTCTTTACTTGCAGTTTGTTTAGGTATACAAATAGTTACAGGTGTAACTTTAGCAATGCATTATAACCCTAGTATTGCTGAAGCATTTAACTCTGTAGAACATATAATGCGTGACGTAAATAATGGATGATTAATACGTTATTTACATAGTAACACAGCTTCTGCTTTTTTCTTCTTAGTTTACTTACATGTAGGAAGAGGTATGTACTATGGTTCATATAGAGCTCCAAGAACATTAGTTTGAGTTATAGGTGCTATAATACTTGTAGCTATGATGGGTATAGGTTTCTTGGGTTATGTTTTACCTTATGGACAAATGTCATTATGAGGTGCTACAGTTATTACTAACCTTATAAGTGCTATCCCTTGAATTGGACAAGATATAGTTGAATTCGTTTGAGGAGGTTTCTCTGTTAATAACGCAACTTTAAACAGATTTTTCGCTTTACACTTTGTATTACCTTTTGTTTTAGCTGCATTAGTTTTAATGCACTTAATAGCTCTTCATGACACAGTAGGGTCAAGTAACCCTTTAGGTGTTTCAGGTAACTATGATAGAATACCTTTTGCTCCTTACTACTTATTTAAAGATTTAATAACTATATTTATGTTTGTATTTGGATTAAGTCTATTTGTATTCTTCATGCCTAACGTATTAGGAGATAGCGATAATTATATAATGGCTAACCCTATGCAAACTCCAGCGGCTATAGTTCCAGAATGATACCTTTTACCTTTCTACGCTATATTAAGATCTATTCCTAATAAATTATTAGGTGTTCTTGCTATGTTTAGTGCTATATTAATTATATTAACATTACCTTACACAGATTTAGGTGAATCAAAAGGTTACCAATTTAGACCTTTAAGTAAAGCATTCTTCTATGTGTTCGTAGCAAATTTCTTAATACTAATGCAATTAGGGGCTAAACATGTTGAATCACCATTTATAGAATTAGGGCAAATTTCTACAGTTTTATACTTCTCATATTTCTTAGTTATAGTACCTTCTGTAAGTTTAATAGAAAATACTGCAAAATATATAGCTACTACATCTAGTAGTTCGTTTCGTTTTCATTAA
- the nad5 gene encoding NADH dehydrogenase subunit 5, protein MYLSIIFLPLLGSIVSGFFGRKVGVSGARFLGCSSIIITTTLAIVAFFEVGFNNSPVYLHLFPWLNSESFNIVWSFQFDSLTVSMLIPVLIISSLVHIYSISYMSADPHNQRFFSYLSLFTFMMIILVTANNYLLMFVGWEGVGVCSYLLVSFWFTRIAANQSSMSAFLTNRVGDCLLTIGMFAILWSLGNLDYTTVFSLSPYINENIVTIIGICLLIGAMAKSSQVGLHIWLPMAMEGPTPVSALIHAATMVTAGVYLLIRSSPLIEYSSTVLLICLWLGAITTVFSSLVGLFQQDIKKIIAYSTMSQLGMMVIAIGLSSYNIALFHLVNHAFYKGLLFLGAGAVIHAVADNQDLRKYGGLGAFLPLTYSVILIASLSLVAFPFMTGFYSKDFILESAYGQYYFSSVAVYVIAVIGAIFTTLYSVKVLYLTFLANPNGNIVSYKHAHEGDIFLSLPLVVLAIFSIYFGYITKDIFIGLGSGFFTDNSIFIHPIHEILIDTEFAVPTTFKLLPLFFTVSFTAIAIIYSEFFPNLINKFKLSNLGHSIYGFFNQRFLVEYFYNKFIVNLVLNMGGQTTKILDKGSIELLGPFGLEKLLIKISKIISSLNTGVVTNYALFILIGFIAYTSIYYSFLQNLDLSSLVLLFSISILTLYGGESSTAKK, encoded by the coding sequence ATGTATTTAAGTATAATTTTTTTACCCTTATTAGGATCAATAGTTTCCGGATTTTTTGGAAGAAAAGTCGGAGTTAGTGGAGCACGTTTTTTAGGTTGTTCAAGTATAATAATTACAACAACTTTAGCTATCGTTGCATTTTTTGAAGTAGGATTTAACAACAGTCCTGTGTACTTACATTTATTCCCTTGATTAAACAGTGAATCATTTAACATCGTTTGAAGCTTCCAATTTGATAGCTTAACAGTTTCAATGTTAATTCCTGTGTTAATAATTAGTTCTCTGGTTCATATATACTCTATAAGTTATATGAGTGCAGATCCTCACAATCAAAGATTTTTTAGTTATTTAAGCCTTTTTACTTTTATGATGATCATACTTGTAACAGCTAATAATTATTTATTAATGTTTGTTGGATGAGAAGGTGTTGGGGTTTGTTCATACCTTTTAGTTAGTTTCTGATTTACTAGAATAGCAGCTAACCAAAGTTCTATGTCTGCCTTCTTAACTAATAGAGTAGGAGATTGTCTTTTAACTATAGGTATGTTTGCTATCTTATGATCTTTAGGTAACTTAGACTATACTACAGTATTTTCATTAAGTCCTTATATTAATGAAAACATTGTTACTATAATAGGTATATGCTTATTAATAGGTGCTATGGCAAAAAGTTCTCAAGTAGGTCTTCATATTTGATTACCTATGGCCATGGAAGGTCCTACACCTGTTTCTGCATTAATTCACGCGGCTACTATGGTTACTGCAGGAGTTTACTTATTAATACGTTCATCCCCTTTAATTGAATATAGTTCTACTGTATTATTAATATGTCTATGATTAGGTGCAATAACAACTGTATTTAGTTCTCTTGTAGGTTTATTCCAACAAGATATAAAAAAAATAATTGCTTACTCTACTATGAGTCAATTAGGTATGATGGTTATTGCTATTGGTCTATCTTCATATAATATAGCTTTATTCCATTTAGTTAATCATGCTTTCTATAAAGGATTATTATTCTTAGGTGCCGGTGCAGTTATTCATGCAGTAGCTGATAACCAAGATTTAAGAAAATACGGTGGATTAGGGGCATTCTTACCTTTAACTTACTCTGTTATATTAATAGCAAGTCTTAGTTTAGTTGCTTTCCCTTTTATGACAGGATTTTATAGTAAAGATTTTATATTAGAATCCGCTTATGGGCAATATTACTTTAGTAGTGTGGCTGTATACGTTATAGCTGTTATAGGTGCAATATTTACTACTCTATATTCTGTTAAAGTTTTATATCTAACTTTTTTAGCTAACCCTAACGGTAATATAGTTTCTTATAAACACGCTCATGAAGGTGATATATTTTTAAGTCTACCTTTAGTAGTTTTAGCTATTTTTTCTATATATTTTGGGTATATAACTAAAGATATTTTTATAGGTTTAGGTTCAGGATTCTTTACAGATAACAGTATATTTATTCACCCTATACATGAAATATTAATAGATACAGAATTTGCTGTACCTACTACATTCAAATTATTACCTTTATTCTTTACAGTGTCATTTACAGCTATAGCTATAATTTATTCAGAATTTTTCCCTAATTTAATAAACAAATTTAAATTATCTAATTTAGGTCATTCTATTTACGGATTCTTTAACCAACGTTTCTTAGTTGAATATTTCTATAATAAATTTATTGTAAACTTAGTTTTAAATATGGGAGGTCAAACTACTAAAATTTTAGATAAAGGAAGTATAGAACTTTTAGGTCCTTTTGGTTTAGAAAAATTATTAATTAAAATTAGTAAAATTATTTCTAGCCTAAATACAGGTGTTGTTACAAATTATGCTTTATTTATATTAATAGGATTTATTGCATATACATCTATATACTATTCTTTCTTACAAAATTTAGATTTATCTTCTTTAGTTTTACTATTTTCTATTAGTATCTTAACACTTTATGGAGGCGAGTCTTCGACTGCTAAAAAATAA
- the nad4L gene encoding NADH dehydrogenase subunit 4L — MSLTLILFLIGILGFVFNRKNIILMLISIEIMLLSITFFILVSSVNMDDIIGQTYAIYIIVIAGAESAIGLGILVAFYRLRGSIAIEYK, encoded by the coding sequence ATGAGTTTGACTTTAATACTTTTTTTAATAGGAATCTTAGGGTTCGTATTTAATAGAAAAAATATCATATTAATGCTTATTTCAATCGAAATAATGCTATTATCTATAACTTTTTTTATATTAGTAAGCTCTGTAAATATGGATGACATAATAGGGCAAACTTATGCTATATATATTATAGTTATTGCTGGAGCTGAATCCGCAATAGGTTTAGGTATTTTAGTTGCTTTTTATAGATTAAGAGGAAGTATAGCAATAGAATATAAATAA